One Carettochelys insculpta isolate YL-2023 chromosome 1, ASM3395843v1, whole genome shotgun sequence genomic window, TAATGCTTTCAATTACTGCACATACCGCTACAAATGCCCAACACCTCTGTTAGGGAAACTATTAGCAATATCAGCCAGAGATAATGCTCTATAAAAGATCTAGTGATTTCTTCTCAGTTTCCCTCTGCCAGCTGTCCCCTTTATTAAGTATGGGAGACATTTGTTTTGGATAACAGTCGCACAAGAATCATTATCCGGAAGGCTGGCTGATAAAAACTCTCAATTTGCAGAGGCATCCAACCTATCTTAAATTACTACTCTATAGCGTAAAGAGCATAAAGGGAAACTCCACTGCTCCGGAATACGTCCTTAACCAATCAGAGATGAGAATGTTCATCTATCAAGCAGTAAAAATGTTACTGTTAGTACAGCACCATCCTCCCTAATCTTCCCTAGCACACTGGGCAGTAAAGTCACAAATCCCAAGGGAAGGAGTTTGCCAGTAGCATAGTTACGTATGGCAAATAGGTTAATCCATAGACTTTTCCATACTCACTTGCTCAACATTAATTCTCCTAAGAAAGGCTTGTCTCTACACATCATTCTATTAACATACAGTGTATGTTAGAACCGTACAGTATATTACTATAGAACTCCACTGTTAAAAATAGATCTACCAAATTCCATAGCCAGTGTTTCCTGGATTATTAAGGTATAAATTGCCTAGCATATGTGCATGCAGTATGTCTGCCCACACAAGTGTAGAGCTCCTTGATACCGGCACAAACTCTAGGAACAGAGGGCATGATTTTTAACTTAAGCAAAGACGGAGTTAGTTATTATATCAGACAAGACTTTtctcataggctgcatctacactacagagatcctttgaaaaagttttttccagaaaagatcttccaaaaaaacttcttttgaaagattgcattcACACactaaaaagcagattgaaagaccaatctgctcttttgatagagagggTCCATACAGCCCctgttctgttgaaagaatgggccaaggattaaaaaatctggcaccatgagaactgctctttcaaaagaagggtccatggagcatctacacatgctttttttaaagaatcttttggaaaaaagtgtctcttcctcatctgggagaggaagggggtcCCTGGAAAAATGGCCGCATTcattcaatttcagatcaaaagagtgcattttgtatgcAGATGCTCAATgcgtttttttcaaaaaaggcctggcttttctgaaaaaacttgctagtgtagatacagccatggaATCACTCAGATTTGAATCTGTTGAAAGATCTAGAGAAAACGGGTAGTATTGTGAAAATAGGTAGTATAATGACTGAGTGCAAGAAAGAAGATGGATATTCACTCAGGGTAAGATTATGGTGGGCCCAGGCACAATATGGTTGAGGAACACAAAGAATGCATGAAACTAGCAGTGGCACTATTCACCTTCCCCAGGGGGCAGGTAAGGAAAACCCCCTGCagaagtgtagccagacaaagtctcccccttacaagccagcttgctcgctgccccgcccccccccccactgaggagcgcacagggcacggaaatggctgctgacagcacagtctttgatgccctcattgaggcccagatgtgctagcttatcatgaccctgagaagcagaaagtacagctaaaaggctaacaggccaaactgtcaacaagagagggggggaccctcaagaaatcaccgcagctggcattgatggattcgatgaccacacaaccatcccagaaggagAAATCTCCGcccgcacaaaaagaatgtcctgtactctcaaattgcttatctcctgtcttacaagtgcaaattaagtaagaattgcccttgtaacaaactggcgtcacaaagacagaccagtatgatctggcaccttagataagaaagagaatacgtaacccaaaaaggggtataaaaggtgggcccagcagaactctaactttgagtgcattccaccaactacctgctggtcaggtcaggtgattgccttccgaggtccacaactggggacgcccaacctcgtattcttctttccgcagaattgagtgaccgatccggcttggctacgctggtatcgagagacgcagagagggtaagatacacccatgctaggtctccaacttttttgtgcacagctaaagaattaaagctctgtaactagatgtcgttgtatcaagatatcattgtgttagatggtaacagatatctttgtattggattgtaacgtaacttgttaacacctgtactttgctagcatataagaagtagacaatagccttttgtaaccacacgcttataactgtagcttaataaacttgtaactagttaagctctgagcctgactgctgttaacccttttgtcactgcaacacagccagcacaacaaaaagaactttaaccgtttggttactacagcctggccgtaggagtgctagcagctccctgctctaacagtaaaaaaactgggttgtttaggacccaggggagtacctcaccgcacattacccggccaccggctaacaagaagtcagcagagctgatcAGGCACAAGAAGAATAGGAATGCACCCAGCACCTGTTTCAATGGCTACAGAAAGTCTGTGGAAAATGatgccggggcgggggagggattACTTCTTGGGTTTAGGTGAGCTGTGGTTAGCACATGACCAAAGCCAGAGGGGGTAAATGTAGAGTTTCCCTGATCTTGGAGATGGCTCAGCGCTGATTTGGCCCTTCATATGACTTAGGATATCTTTCAGTTTATTCTGAATTCCACATGGCTGCACAAAGCCCCAAGGAGCTGTTCTGGGAAAGTCATTAATCTGCACTGCTTCATCcctacccttttttttttcctacattctctttctcccacctctctgctgccCATTCAGACTGTACTGGTTCCTTAACACCTGGCTTTCCTCTACCCTGCAACTAAACAGTACACAGAAGGCATTGCAAACCTAGCACTGAGCTCTCTAGATCTGAACAGTGTCCATGTTATAACCCATATTTGCATGTAGAAGGAACCCTCAGCCCTGGTGCATCccccaccatcagggccctgtTGGCCCAGTAAAATGCCATCTTTGCCTAGGTTTCACTGAGTGAGCAGGTTTAATAAGTCCCATGAGGCTTGCATATTGAAGAGCATCCCTTAGCTGTCTAATTTATTCAACCCCAAAGGCAGAACAAGACACAGACAAACCTTCACCACTTCTCTGGCCCATGCCAGCCTACATTCCCTGTGGCCCTGATGGTTTCTCTCATTTAGATAAGGGCTTCTCACACACCTTCTCTGTGGAGTTGGGTTGTAGTGAAGGGCAGCTTCAGGGCTTTAACCATCTTCTCGTCCAGCTGGACCATTTTATCAATCAGTCCATCTACACCAATGCTGGGAAAGTTCAGCAGGCACGCTAGTCTCTTCTGCTTTCATCTCCCTGCTAActcagagccctgcaggagccttCTTGCTTCCCTGTAGTTTCTAAAAATATCTGCCCTGTTATGAAGGAGAAGGCAGCATTCAGGCTGGCCCCTTTCTCACTTCATTTCTTATTTGCTGAGAGAAAGAGTGGCCCCACCCTCTCTTTAAGGCTCCAGCTTCCAAGTCCTTAAAGACACTGTAATGAAATTTCTTTTAATTGCTCCTCTTTTCAGgacactttcccctctttccatATCTCCTTACATCTTGTGTCTCAGACAGCCCAATATTCTTAATGACCATAATTCATGATGGGGAGGACTGATCCATAAGCAGTCCTGCCCTTAAGGGACAGGCTACCCCATCACActgtattaatttattttcaagttaaaGAGTTTAGTTGTGGTGAGGAGGCACCATGCCCCACAAGGAAAGCTGAGTCCTAAAGTCTTTGGGCCTGGCTTGGGCATAACTCATCTTTGAGCTCTGAAAAGTATGGCCTCTGTACCATGTTTTGCAAGAGTGCAGTGTGCACTTGTTAACACTTCATACAGAGTTGGCTCTTCTAGATTGTGTAGAGGAGTGACACAGGGCAATGGCCTACCTTTCTTACCACCCATTTGGGAAGGGGAGCACTGCCAAGGGAACCAGCATGGGGAAAGTCATATATAATCTTGCAAACCCACATAAGTCTGGTCATAATCAAGCCTGCAGATCACAAACTTTATTTTCCATGGATTCCTTGCCGAGAGATCTTTCATGCTGCAAGTCACTTGCTGATACAATCACTatattgttttaataaaaatattctgcagGAAGGATTGTCACAACAACTTAGATTATGAAAAAGTTCCATACTTTTTTAGTAAAGTTTGACGTATAGGCATACAAGTGTGTTTACTGGACTCAGAAGTGGAAGAAAGAGAGCTACTATAGTATATTGTAATGCGTATGCTACTTTAGGGGTACAGTATATTGATAAGAAGAGGAATGCAATAGGAATACAAGACAAAACACATAATCAGAAGAAAACATCACCCACAGTTTTTAATTAGAGCAAGAAAATGGTCATAACAATTACCCATACAGTATCTTTAATTTGGACAGCtcaaagtgctttgaaaaatGAATAGCTTCAGAACATCCTCATGAGATAGATAAGTATTCTTATACCCAGATTCTTATTGGATAAGTAGAGGGACCAACTGCTCATTGACCTTGAACAAAGCTAAAGCCATGAGTCCCTGGCAGAATCAAAAGTAGGATGGGGTATCAACTCTGTTCCTTGTTCTTCCCAGACCAGCTTATATCTTGTATTTTATTGATTCTGTGATGCTATGCTGTTTTTTCAGTGAGTAGGAGTAGTCTCTGCTCCCTGAAAAATGCCAGTATTTCCATAGCTGCAAATTATGTCTATGTTTTAAGGATATTCTAACAAGATATCCCACTTCACATCAGGATGACTTCAATCTCTTTTTCTGCATTAGGTTGGGAACAACTGAGAAGCTTCCTTGAATGTGCAATGAAGCAATAAAGAACATGACCTACTCAACACACCCGTTTTACCTTAAGGCATATTCCAGAATGTGTACTCCATTTGaagaaatatattattttacTAAAGTCTTTGACTGGCTACCATGGCTGTGAACAAATGTAGAGCGTTTATTTGCAGCTTGATCAGAACCAGCTCATTCCACTGTATATACTGAGCCATTCATTAAGCGACATGGAAACCTTAAGCCAAGTCCAAAGCTATGGTAGCTTTATCACCTCTAACAGAGCATCCTGGCTAGTGTTCATTATTATTCTAGTTACTTGCTGCTCATCTTTGCATATAAGAGCCCGGCCTCTTATCCCCAGTTTGCCTTTCCTCTCCATCTGGAATGCACCTACAGAGCTTTGCACTGAGAAGACTGGAGTTCAGCTGGATATGAGACTCTTTCACTTAGTAGGAAGCACATTGAAGACATCCACAGATCAGAGTATTACTATATTCTATGCAGACAGGTTTGGCAATTATCCTTACATAGATGAGAACACTCATGATTCATTTAATGGTGGGATCCCTCAACTCTGTTCTCTGGAGAATCATTTAAAGAAAGCCAAGGATGACATTAATTTCTACTTGCCTTCAGATGAACAGGTTGGCTTGGCTGTCATTGACTGGGAAAACTGGAGGCCACTATGGATACGGAACTGGGGATCAAAAGACATTTACAGACAGGAGTCTGTTGAGTATGTTCAGCAGAAAGATTTAAGCCTATCAGaagctcaagccaggactttagcCAAAATGGAATTTGAAGCTGCAGCAAAATCATTTATGTTGCAATCTTTAAAACTGGGAATATCAATGAAGCCAAATTATTTGTGGGGATATTACCTTTACCCTGACTGCTATAACTATGATTACAACCAAAATCCCCACAATTATACCGGAAGCTGTTTAGATACTGAAATAGCAAGAAATAATGAGCTTAATTGGTTGTGGGAGGAAAGCACAGCACTTTACCCATCTGTCTATCTGGAAATGGCCTTGAGATCTTCCAAAAATGCACGACTCTTTGTTCGTAATAGAGTTCAAGAAGCCATTAGAGTTTCTAATGTCTCCAATGCCACCTGTCCACTTCCCATTTTTGTTTATACACGTCCAGTGTTTTCAGATTTCAGTCAGGAATATCTCTCTCAGGTGAGTGAGACTGGGCTAGCTCTTAAACATTTGTAATAAAAGACACACTAAATAAAAAGCACAACACATTTGCAAGTTGATTAAAGTAACCTGTGGAAATGAGGTAGGAGGGTGTTGGACAAATAGATGGACTTGTGTTGAAATGAAAGTGTTAAAACAGAGTCACAAAACTTAAGTTAATTCATCAATTCTATTCGGTCAAGCCAAAAGGGTTGAATACTCCCAAACTTCTTCCCAGTAAGTTAAGAATAGTAGTTTATCCAACATGTAGTGAAATGCTATGGAAGTGTAAAGAATGTTATTGCATGTTAATTGAAGGAAATATGAATAAGCTGTTGTTTTAGGTGACTAGTTAGGGCCTTTAAAAACTGACTTAGAGGCAATTTTTAATGATACTTAAACAAAGAATGAagattgtgtttttaaaaaaatatatgtttTTGCCGAGTTTTACCTCAAGAGCTGTTAAGAATATAAAGTGTGATTGACCCAGGTTTTTTTAGAGCCAACCGTTCCAGACTCCAGTACCTctttcaagagtctgatttgtctccAAAGTTTTACCTTTCCTAAAAACTGACTGCTTATAAAAATtgaacataaaaatacaaaaggacCATGGTACATTAGTACTGAAAAAAAtacttactttctcatttttatcataTGCTTATTACATGACTCAATTGAAAGACAAATTAGTGTACTTGCATTTCAGATGTGGAGTGTAAAGCAATATAAAAGAAGTCATTGGATGGAATTTTGGTTTGTATTGACTTCACTAGTGCATTATTTATaattgtaaaaccaggcaaacacCTCGATGAGCTGGAAGGCCTCTATGTACTCTCAGTGTGTGTCTTGTTGGTTGATAACCACAGTGCTAGAGGACCTTAAGACCTCAAGGATGTCTTTTGTGCATTCTAAATCTCCAGCTGAAGAGGCAAGTTTGTCAGCTCTTCAATAGCAGCTTCCTTTCTCTAAAAATTTAAATACTTTTTTGTTAATTAGGCATTAACAAAGCAACTAAACCAAAGTTTTAACAGCAAACCCCTACCTCACCCTGTTGCTCATGGGTTTTGTTCTCTGGACTCTAGGGATGTTACCATTTCACTAGTTTCCCTGCTATCCGGGAGCCTGCTTGACTAGGTCAGGGCGTGAATTTCTGATGtgaaaaaaatgaacagaatttaaaaataaatcaaaacaaaaaactttttatATACAACATAGGGAGGCTAAAATGGTACATGTGCACCGAGTGTTTCCTTTATGGGCCATTCTTAAACATGCTCTCAAATTCTGCTGTCATTTTTGCAGTATAATTTTGTAGATCTGAagaaactccactgaagtcagtggggttacCTGGGATTAGATGTGACTAAACAATatataaacaaatatttttaaatttgcctATGTGTAAAGTCTGGGAGTACCCTGTGTCCTTCCtttcctggagagcagaggaAACCAGTGGCATTGACTTTCCTTcctgctgcttttctgctttgGCTCCCCTTGTTGGCCAAAGCATTTCCCTGAATGAGGCCTTCTTGTCCCAGCCTCAAGTATCACTTTTGAATTGGACAGCACCAACTCTGAGTAGCCAATAGAGTTGATGGGAGGTAAGAAGTGGGTGGGACAAAAAGGATCCGCTTGAAGACATGCCATTGTGTCTCATGAATTTCTAGGAGCTCAATTTAAATCTTAGGTCTCTGAACCTTTCAAATGGTGTTAGGAGGCAATATTGTTTTGCATCATCTGCTCAACTCTGTCCCAAAATCCACCAGCAGAACTGAGAACAGAATGTGACTGTAACGTTTAGTTATTTGCTTCAAGGTAGTTATTCTGGTTATGCAACTTATTATATGTACTGCCTATTACTGAATCATACTTATTTTACTATTTATGCTTGCACCTTTGCTTTCAGAATGACCTTGTGAATACCATTGGCGAATCTGCTGCATTAGGTGTCTCTGGAATTGTAATCTGGGGAGACCTGAATTTAACGCTGAGTGTGGTATGTCAGATTAACTACAAACAGTTTTTAAAGAGCAATTTATTCTTTTTCCTTAGAGATGAAAATCCAACATATTAATTATAATTTATTTACTGGTCTCAGAATTTCTACTTTAAACAATAACTCTGCTGTTTTCAGatgacccaggctgtgtctacactagctccctacttcgaagggagcatggtaaataagGTGTCAGGAAATCAGTAGTGAAGTACTGCGGtacatatgcaacacttcattaagctaattctcccctgtggcaacttcaaagtgttaaaggagtaaaggaacttcgaagttgcccaggtacttcgaagtaccggtgggttagccgtggctatacgcaagccggcactttgaagtttaacacttcgaagttgccgtagGGGAGTATTAGCATAACGAAATACTGCATATGCagtgaagcacttcattaataatctcacaacaccctacttaccatgctcccttcgaagtagggagtgagtgtagacacagccccagagtctTCATTGAGAAGAAAGAAACCACCTTTGAGACTTGCTGGCATCCTGGAAGTCTTAATATATGAGTCAGTACCCAGCTTTTAATCTGACATGTGCTGCTAGAGATGAGTGACTAGACAAGCTACTAGGCTAGCTGCAGACAGGTTGTCACTTCTTTGGTTAATTTAGGAGTTCTGAAATTTCTTCATAGCATTCTGTCCTAAGGTGCAGAAAAGTGTTCAGGCCTTGTGTGATGCAGCATCCTCCTGGACTGTTGATATTTCTAAGGGTATGgttaggaaaaatatttaaaatgttaaaagggTCAATCTGTTAAATGCCATGGTTAGCCTATACTCTGTTCCCTGTGCAGAGGATGATAGTACCTCGACTGACTTCtatagggctacatctacactgcagtgatctttcaaaagaagtttttctggaaaatctcttctgaaaaaacttcttttgaaagagcccatccacacacaaaaaagcagatcgaaaaattgatctgctctttcgatagactGGCATTGAAAAAATCACACATCCCATAGAGATGGAAGGGACATCAGcagatcattaagtccagtcccctgccttcttgggaggaccaagcaccgtagcttttttttttttaaaaaaaaaaaaaaatctatttaccccagattcctaaataccacccccccaccccactgagttCAtagccttgggtttagcaggctaatgctcaagccaccaaCCTATCCACATAGGGACTGGGCTTCTGAAAAAAGGACTCCCAGGGTGTCTACATACGTTTTTTCCTGAAAAAGTCTCTTGgacaaaggtgttcttcctcatctgggtggggaagaggggctcTGGAAAAAGTGTTGTGTTCTTTTGattgcagattgaaagagtgcattttgtgtgtaggtgctccatggggtctttcagaaaaggcctgttattttttttcaaaggaatttgctagtgtagatacaggtTCTGAGAAAGATGAATGGTAAAAGAgaacctccccccgcccgccaCTCCCTCTTCATTTACTTTAGGAAGGTCagacagtttgagaaacactgttctgagGATGcctgaaaaaatcttttgaacTAGCCCATTCATTTATAGTCAAGTCAGCCTATTATAAAATGTTGTTTGTGCACTTATTATggttcccccaccccttgccagTCTGCTAAAGGGAAGAAATTGGACTGGCCACCACTGTTAGCGTCCCTTGTACAGAAAAGTATACCCACAGAGATATTCATAGTTTTCTAAGGACTGAATTTTCAAGAGTCTAAATGTTGACTCAATTTGTACATGCTTGGTTTTGATATGCATATCATTTGCACAATTATTATGACAGAATTTACATTGGGAACAGCCTTTAGAATTGCATTTGCAAGTGATTAGTGTAAGCAAATGAGTTTTTGCTTAGACTGATTATAATTTATACGCACAATTGTTCAAGTTCTTGTGTGAGCAAAGCTGTTCATGGAACAAGCTTTCTGAGTGGTTCTGTCAAATCATTATCCTCCTCATACAAATCCCTTcatcagacccacttctgtcatAACTCCTCCAAAAAATTAATCAGATAAAATTTGCTGGCTAAAATACCTTCAGCTGTTCTCTCCCTAAACACTACTCATGCTGATCATTCTTCTGACTATTTTGATGATATCGCTTCCCTTTTGAATGCTTTTCCCATATTGTAAGCTCATTAGAGCAAAGACAACAGGTAAATATTCAAAAGTGCATAAATCATGCTGGTGTTTTTGAAAGTGTTAATTTGGGTCTCCAGATCATCTTGGGTGCCACTGCAGTCAATAAAAGTGAAGTAAACTAACTGATGTAATCAGTAATGGTGAAGTCCATTAGCTCTTCTGAAGACTGGAAAGATAGTGGGTTGTGTGTTCAAAGACCCATGCTCTAAATTGTCTGAGAAAACCACAACCCATTACATAAACGCAGAGGTGGCAAAATTATGCAAAAaattacttaagtaaaagtgggcgatgtacttaagtacaagtcactgatgTACCTCTTGAaaaatacttgagtaaaagtacagatgCACATACAAACACAGatctcaacatctttattatacTCAAGTATACAGAAGTGAATGCAGCTGCACTTTTTCttgagtaactttttgggtattttttccacctctgcataaAAGATAGAAATAAATAGACTGGACTGCTTGAATTAAAGACCTGTACTATGAAATGAAttgtgtgcaccaatatggagatgaTGTTTCACATATAATCTACatattggtgtacataacaaaattcattctgtggCAGGACTGGGGTTAAGGGaggggtctcagggctggggcagatgaCTGGGGTGATGGGATGATGGCTGTGGCTCCAGGTGCAGGATCTGGCATGGGGCTGGAAATGGGGGGTTTGCGGAACAGGCTCCCCAAGAAAAGAAGGCACCCTCATGCCTctttcactgcagcagctctgggccaggtGACAGGCATCTTCCTGTCAGCTGTGGGACCCTTGTGAGGTTGGCTTGGGCAAGGAGAGGGACACCCTTTGCTATGACAGCTCCCTTCAAGACTCCTAAAAATGTCCCTGGTTGGCATATCGTAAGTGATAAAAGTGGACACAGTCTAGAAATGGGAGTAAATATTTATCGTTGAATTCACGAACTGTAGTTTAATTGGTTAATGttacttgatttaattggttaaTATGAAGTGACCACCATGGATGAGATTAATCTGAGTTTCATAAAATATCAGAGGGAAAGATATGTGGAATGGAAGGAGAAATGTTGACCACCTTGGCTGCCACTCCCACTGTGTCCTGGTTGGATTTCATGCTATTACCACTGAGCCTACATTATCCTACTCCTGAAGGCATCTTGACCAGGCCAGATAAGAGACAGGGAACCAAATGACATTCCCATCTCCACCAGCTTCTACTAAATCCTAGATAAGGCTGGGAAAATGAGAGTTTTTGGTTCCTGATCCCCTTACATATTATTTTCCTTCCCTCActtatttcttctctttcctagCTCACTCCTTTTCTTCCACCTAAAAATTAACAGTGTGCCTGGGCCAGTCAACCCAGCTTGGTCTTTTATAATATAGCTGGGAGCCTGTGACCATAGAGGTAGCTTAAGACAATGCCTTGAACAGTTTGACTCAGGTACAGGTTTGCCAGGTCTTAGAGCAGCTGATTCTGCAATGTGtcagtgctgctccagcagcaaGTTTGCAAGTACAAATCAGACCGGGAACAGAAAACATAGATTCCCATCttccctatggctgtgtctacgctaccaccttccttcgaaggaaggatggtaatgaggctgattggagtttgctaatgaagtgctgccgtgcacacGTCTAGCTACGGCGCACCTgccggtatttcaaagtgccaggacatcttccaagtccccttactcctcaaaatttttaggagtaaggggacttggaagatgccctggcacttcgaagtaccagcaggtgcacCACGGCTAAATGcgcactggtacttcaaagtttaaaacttcagagttgttgcgggggggaatttgctcaatgaagtgctgcctatgcacggcaacgcttcattaggaaacttcgatcagcctcattaccatccttccttcgaaggaaggcggtagtgtagacacagcctatgctaTGCCCTTTCAGGTCTTAGCCTTGTTTTGCCTTAATAATATATAGACTAGGTCTCCacatgcccccagcttcgaagggggcatgttaatcagggag contains:
- the SPAM1 gene encoding hyaluronidase PH-20 translates to METLSQVQSYGSFITSNRASWLVFIIILVTCCSSLHIRARPLIPSLPFLSIWNAPTELCTEKTGVQLDMRLFHLVGSTLKTSTDQSITIFYADRFGNYPYIDENTHDSFNGGIPQLCSLENHLKKAKDDINFYLPSDEQVGLAVIDWENWRPLWIRNWGSKDIYRQESVEYVQQKDLSLSEAQARTLAKMEFEAAAKSFMLQSLKLGISMKPNYLWGYYLYPDCYNYDYNQNPHNYTGSCLDTEIARNNELNWLWEESTALYPSVYLEMALRSSKNARLFVRNRVQEAIRVSNVSNATCPLPIFVYTRPVFSDFSQEYLSQNDLVNTIGESAALGVSGIVIWGDLNLTLSVKSCKTLDSYLTHTLNPYIINVTMAAKICSQALCQDSGACARKNWNSSDYLHLNPENFVIRMSKDGKYSVKGQPSFQDLQEFMEKFYCRCYAGYNCESRVDINDIHDLNACISEDICVQVSLNSLPNVEDSWGRASSNMSVFSFTPQRNMTLSAHNTTAGFQQTIRNTTFSVSTVGHINVPPNSSDDLEIHDTYSFSGSSADEMKILNVAFSILILRNLI